One stretch of Streptococcus australis DNA includes these proteins:
- a CDS encoding HAD-IA family hydrolase, translating into MKYHDYIWDLGGTLLDNYETSTAAFVETLAQYGIEQEHDRVYEALKVSTAFAIEKFAPDIEDFLENYKENEARELEHPVLFEGIPELLKDISDKGGRHFLVSHRNDQVLELLSKTRIANYFTEVVTASSGFKRKPDPESMIYLRDKYHITSGLVIGDRNIDVEAGKAAGLDAYLFDNVATLRRSIDM; encoded by the coding sequence ATGAAATATCACGACTACATATGGGATTTAGGTGGTACCCTATTGGACAATTACGAGACTTCTACAGCTGCTTTTGTAGAAACCTTGGCCCAATATGGAATTGAGCAAGAACACGACCGTGTTTACGAAGCCTTGAAGGTTTCGACAGCTTTTGCCATTGAGAAATTTGCCCCAGATATCGAGGATTTTTTAGAGAACTACAAAGAAAATGAAGCACGTGAGCTAGAGCACCCAGTTTTGTTTGAGGGAATTCCAGAGTTACTCAAAGACATCTCTGATAAAGGTGGACGTCATTTCTTGGTTTCTCATCGAAATGACCAAGTTCTGGAACTTCTTTCTAAGACTCGAATAGCCAACTACTTCACCGAAGTAGTGACTGCCAGTTCAGGTTTTAAACGAAAACCAGATCCTGAGTCCATGATTTATTTACGTGATAAATATCATATTACATCCGGTTTGGTCATCGGAGACAGAAACATTGATGTAGAAGCAGGTAAAGCTGCAGGCCTAGATGCCTATCTTTTTGACAATGTTGCAACATTGAGACGATCAATAGACATGTAA
- the pgdA gene encoding peptidoglycan-N-acetylglucosamine deacetylase PgdA, protein MKKNREKRVSHDKKRNVLLVLVGILSLAMICLGGVIGYKILQKQSYEQKIEALKNEKDQQFNAGSQKDHFRKGQAEVFAYYPLQGEEVIAPVREKINQDIKEKLEDKEDLVFYYTEQLDPVLKGVVARNISKQVYDLSARKVEEKENTSLGKVYLTEDGKLFTLSQLFKDASKAKELLLSQIKSTLEDKKLDQTKIDQVLKNFTDQDLSSWSFDYKDSQIILYPADLGETLEEIALPISSFFDVLESSYLLEKDAELYQAYFAQKNKKVVALTFDDGPNPATTTQALDTLAKYNVKATFFVLGKNIAGNEDLLKRMKSEGHVVGNHSWNHPVLSKLTLEDAKKQITDTEDSLTKVLGSSSKLMRPPYGAITDDIRNSLDLSFIMWNVDSLDWKSKNETAILTEIQHQVRNGSIVLMHDIHGATVNALPKIIEYLKEQGYTFVTIPEMLNSRLKAHEMYYDRDQ, encoded by the coding sequence ATGAAGAAAAATAGAGAGAAGCGTGTTTCCCACGATAAAAAGAGAAATGTATTACTTGTTTTAGTCGGTATTTTAAGTCTTGCTATGATCTGCCTAGGTGGCGTGATTGGGTACAAGATTTTGCAGAAACAATCCTATGAACAAAAAATTGAAGCCTTAAAAAACGAAAAAGACCAACAGTTCAACGCAGGCAGTCAGAAAGACCATTTCCGAAAAGGTCAAGCTGAGGTGTTTGCCTACTACCCTCTTCAAGGGGAGGAAGTCATTGCACCTGTTAGGGAAAAAATCAACCAGGATATTAAAGAAAAGCTGGAAGATAAAGAGGATTTGGTCTTTTATTATACCGAGCAATTGGATCCTGTTTTAAAGGGAGTTGTGGCTCGTAATATCAGTAAGCAAGTCTACGATTTGTCTGCAAGAAAGGTTGAAGAAAAAGAAAATACTTCTTTGGGGAAAGTTTACTTGACAGAAGATGGTAAACTTTTTACTCTTAGTCAACTCTTCAAGGATGCAAGCAAGGCTAAGGAACTCCTACTGAGTCAAATCAAATCAACTCTAGAAGATAAGAAACTTGACCAGACAAAAATTGATCAGGTCCTAAAAAACTTTACAGACCAAGATTTGTCGTCATGGAGCTTTGATTATAAAGATAGTCAAATCATCCTTTATCCTGCTGACCTAGGGGAGACTCTGGAGGAAATTGCTCTACCAATATCCAGTTTCTTTGATGTCTTGGAGTCCTCTTATCTTTTAGAAAAGGATGCTGAACTCTATCAAGCTTACTTTGCTCAGAAAAATAAAAAAGTTGTAGCCTTGACCTTTGATGATGGACCAAATCCAGCTACAACTACACAAGCTTTGGATACATTGGCTAAGTACAATGTAAAGGCGACCTTCTTTGTACTTGGTAAAAATATTGCTGGCAATGAAGATCTTCTGAAACGAATGAAATCAGAAGGGCATGTTGTGGGAAACCATAGCTGGAATCATCCTGTTCTTTCAAAATTGACTCTTGAAGATGCTAAAAAGCAAATTACGGATACAGAAGATTCCTTGACCAAGGTCTTAGGTTCGAGTTCTAAACTCATGCGCCCGCCTTATGGTGCCATTACAGATGATATCCGTAATAGTCTGGACTTGAGCTTTATCATGTGGAATGTGGATAGTTTGGACTGGAAGAGTAAGAATGAGACAGCCATTTTAACAGAGATTCAGCATCAAGTTCGTAATGGATCCATTGTTCTTATGCATGATATTCATGGCGCTACGGTTAATGCTCTTCCAAAGATTATAGAATATCTGAAAGAGCAAGGTTATACATTTGTGACGATTCCGGAAATGCTCAACTCTCGCTTGAAAGCTCACGAAATGTATTATGACCGTGATCAATAA
- a CDS encoding DJ-1 family glyoxalase III, translating into MAKVAVILANGFEEIEALTVVDVLRRANISCDMVGFEEQVTGSHDIQVKADRVFDGDLSDYDLLVLPGGMPGSANLRDNQALISEIQAFNQEGKKISAICAAPIALHQAGVLKDKRFTCYDGVQAQITNGIYQKETVVVDGNLITSRGPSTALAFAYELVEQLGGDAESLRVGMLYRDVFGNQQ; encoded by the coding sequence ATGGCAAAAGTTGCAGTTATCTTAGCAAATGGCTTTGAAGAAATCGAAGCCTTGACAGTAGTCGATGTCTTGCGTCGAGCAAACATTTCTTGTGATATGGTAGGATTTGAGGAGCAGGTGACAGGATCACATGACATTCAGGTAAAAGCCGATCGTGTCTTTGATGGTGATTTATCCGACTATGACTTGCTCGTTCTTCCAGGTGGCATGCCTGGATCAGCAAATCTACGGGATAATCAAGCCCTCATTTCTGAGATTCAAGCCTTTAACCAAGAGGGAAAGAAGATCTCGGCTATCTGTGCAGCCCCAATCGCCCTCCATCAAGCAGGTGTTTTAAAAGACAAGCGTTTTACCTGTTATGATGGTGTTCAGGCGCAAATTACTAACGGGATTTACCAAAAGGAAACAGTTGTTGTGGATGGTAATCTAATAACCAGCCGAGGACCGTCAACTGCACTTGCCTTTGCCTATGAATTGGTGGAGCAGTTGGGAGGAGATGCTGAAAGTTTACGAGTTGGCATGCTCTATCGAGATGTCTTTGGAAATCAGCAATAA
- the glyQ gene encoding glycine--tRNA ligase subunit alpha, whose translation MSKKLTFQEIILTLQQFWNDQGCMLMQAYDNEKGAGTMSPYTFLRAIGPEPWNAAYVEPSRRPADGRYGENPNRLYQHHQFQVVMKPSPSNIQELYLESLEKLGINPLEHDIRFVEDNWENPSTGSAGLGWEVWLDGMEITQFTYFQQVGGLATGPVTAEVTYGLERLASYIQEVDSVYDIEWADGVKYGEIFIQPEYEHSKYSFEISDQEMLLENFDKFEKEAGRALAEGLVHPAYDYVLKCSHTFNLLDARGAVSVTERAGYIARIRNLARVVAKTFVAERKRLGYPLLDEATRAQLLAEDGE comes from the coding sequence ATGTCTAAGAAATTAACATTTCAAGAAATTATTTTGACTTTGCAACAATTTTGGAATGACCAAGGTTGTATGCTCATGCAGGCTTATGACAATGAAAAAGGTGCAGGTACAATGAGTCCTTACACCTTCCTGCGTGCCATCGGGCCTGAGCCATGGAATGCGGCTTATGTCGAGCCATCACGTCGTCCTGCTGACGGCCGTTATGGGGAAAACCCTAACCGTCTTTACCAACACCACCAATTCCAAGTGGTCATGAAGCCTTCTCCATCAAATATCCAAGAGCTTTACCTAGAATCCTTGGAAAAATTGGGCATTAATCCTTTGGAACACGATATTCGTTTTGTCGAGGACAACTGGGAAAACCCATCAACTGGTTCAGCTGGTCTTGGTTGGGAAGTTTGGCTCGATGGGATGGAAATCACTCAGTTTACTTATTTCCAACAAGTAGGTGGATTGGCAACTGGTCCTGTGACTGCAGAAGTTACTTATGGTTTGGAACGCTTGGCTTCTTACATCCAAGAAGTAGACTCTGTCTATGATATTGAGTGGGCTGATGGTGTAAAATACGGAGAAATCTTCATCCAGCCTGAGTACGAGCATTCAAAATATTCATTTGAAATTTCGGACCAAGAAATGTTGCTGGAAAACTTTGATAAGTTTGAAAAAGAAGCCGGTCGTGCACTAGCAGAAGGCTTGGTTCACCCTGCCTACGACTATGTTCTCAAATGTTCACACACCTTTAACTTACTTGACGCGCGTGGAGCTGTTTCTGTAACCGAACGCGCAGGCTATATCGCTCGTATTCGTAACTTGGCCCGTGTCGTAGCCAAAACCTTTGTCGCAGAACGCAAACGCCTAGGTTACCCACTTTTGGATGAAGCAACACGTGCCCAACTACTAGCAGAAGACGGAGAGTAG
- the gyrB gene encoding DNA topoisomerase (ATP-hydrolyzing) subunit B, giving the protein MTEEIKNQQAQDYDASQIQVLEGLEAVRMRPGMYIGSTAKEGLHHLVWEIVDNSIDEALAGFASHIQVFIEPDDSITVVDDGRGIPVDIQEKTGRPAVETVFTVLHAGGKFGGGGYKVSGGLHGVGSSVVNALSTQLDVYVHKNGKIHYQEYRRGHVVADLEVVGDTDKTGTTVHFTPDPEIFTETTTFDFEKLNKRVQELAFLNRGLRISITDKREGLEQTKHYHYEGGIASYVEYINENKDVIFDTPIYTDGEMDDITVEVAMQYTTGYHENVMSFANNIHTHEGGTHEQGFRTALTRVINDYARKNKLLKDNEDNLTGEDVREGLTAVISVKHPNPQFEGQTKTKLGNSEVVKITNRLFSDAFSDFLMENPQIAKRIVEKGILAAKARVAAKRAREVTRKKSGLEISNLPGKLADCSSNNPAETELFIVEGDSAGGSAKSGRNREFQAILPIRGKILNVEKASMDKILANEEIRSLFTAMGTGFGAEFDVTKARYQKLVLMTDADVDGAHIRTLLLTLIYRYMKPILEAGYVYIAQPPIYGVKVGSEIKEYIQPGADQEIKLQEALARHSEGRSKPTIQRYKGLGEMDDHQLWETTMDPEHRLMARVSVDDAAEADKIFDMLMGDRVEPRREFIEENAVYSTLDV; this is encoded by the coding sequence ATGACAGAAGAAATCAAAAACCAACAGGCACAGGATTATGATGCCAGTCAAATTCAAGTTTTAGAAGGTCTGGAAGCCGTTCGTATGCGTCCAGGTATGTATATCGGATCGACTGCTAAAGAGGGGCTTCACCACCTAGTCTGGGAAATTGTTGATAACTCTATTGACGAGGCCTTGGCTGGATTTGCCAGTCACATCCAAGTCTTTATCGAACCAGATGATTCCATTACTGTTGTGGATGACGGTCGTGGAATTCCTGTTGATATTCAAGAAAAGACGGGACGTCCTGCTGTTGAGACAGTCTTTACGGTTCTTCATGCTGGAGGAAAATTCGGCGGTGGCGGATATAAGGTATCAGGTGGTCTCCACGGAGTGGGTTCATCAGTAGTAAACGCTCTTTCAACGCAACTAGATGTCTATGTTCATAAAAATGGCAAAATTCATTACCAAGAATACCGTCGTGGTCATGTTGTTGCTGATCTTGAGGTCGTTGGAGATACAGATAAAACAGGAACAACAGTTCACTTCACACCCGACCCAGAGATTTTTACAGAAACAACGACTTTTGACTTTGAAAAATTAAACAAACGTGTTCAAGAATTAGCCTTTTTGAATCGAGGACTTCGAATCTCCATCACAGACAAGCGTGAAGGTCTCGAACAAACCAAGCATTACCATTATGAGGGTGGGATTGCTAGCTACGTTGAGTATATCAACGAGAATAAGGATGTGATCTTTGATACGCCAATCTACACAGACGGTGAGATGGATGATATCACAGTTGAAGTAGCCATGCAGTACACAACTGGTTACCACGAAAATGTCATGAGTTTCGCCAATAACATTCATACCCATGAAGGTGGAACACATGAGCAAGGTTTCCGTACGGCTCTGACTCGTGTTATCAATGATTATGCCCGCAAGAATAAACTGCTAAAAGACAATGAAGATAACCTGACAGGAGAAGATGTCCGTGAAGGATTGACTGCAGTGATCTCTGTCAAGCATCCAAATCCGCAGTTTGAAGGACAAACCAAGACCAAACTGGGAAATAGCGAAGTAGTTAAGATCACCAATCGTCTTTTTAGCGATGCCTTTTCTGATTTTCTCATGGAGAATCCGCAGATTGCCAAGCGCATCGTGGAAAAAGGGATTTTGGCTGCCAAGGCTCGTGTAGCTGCCAAGCGTGCGCGTGAAGTCACTCGTAAGAAATCAGGCTTGGAAATTTCCAATTTACCAGGGAAATTAGCAGACTGTTCTTCAAACAATCCCGCTGAAACCGAACTCTTCATCGTCGAAGGAGACTCAGCTGGTGGATCAGCTAAATCAGGTCGTAACCGTGAATTCCAGGCTATCTTACCAATTCGTGGTAAGATCTTGAACGTTGAAAAAGCTAGCATGGATAAAATTCTTGCCAACGAAGAAATTCGGAGCCTTTTCACTGCCATGGGAACAGGTTTTGGGGCAGAATTTGATGTTACTAAGGCTCGTTACCAAAAACTCGTTTTGATGACTGATGCCGATGTCGATGGAGCCCACATTCGAACCCTCTTACTGACTCTGATTTACCGCTACATGAAACCAATCCTAGAGGCTGGTTATGTCTACATTGCCCAACCACCGATTTATGGGGTTAAAGTTGGAAGTGAGATCAAAGAATACATTCAGCCAGGTGCGGATCAAGAAATTAAACTCCAAGAAGCCTTAGCACGTCATAGTGAAGGGCGCTCAAAACCAACCATCCAACGATATAAAGGTCTGGGAGAAATGGATGACCACCAATTGTGGGAAACCACCATGGATCCAGAACATCGCTTGATGGCGCGTGTTTCAGTAGATGATGCAGCAGAAGCTGATAAAATCTTTGATATGTTGATGGGGGATCGAGTAGAACCTCGTCGTGAATTTATCGAAGAAAATGCTGTTTACAGTACACTTGACGTCTAA
- a CDS encoding FtsW/RodA/SpoVE family cell cycle protein, whose translation MKRSFDSRVDYSLLLPVFCLLVIGVVAIYIAVSHDYPNNVLPILGQQIAWIALGLVIGFVVMFFNTEFLWKVTPYLYVLGLALMVLPLVFYNPSLVASTGAKNWVSIGGTTLFQPSEFMKISYILILARVIVQFTQKHKEWRRTIPLDFLLIGWMIAFTIPVLILLALQSDLGTALVFVAIFAGMVLLSGVSWKIIIPVFATGVTAVAGFLAIFISKDGRAFLHQIGMPTYQINRILAWLNPFDFAQTTTYQQAQGQIAIGSGGLFGQGFNVSNLLIPVRESDMIFTVIAEDFGFIGSVFVIALYLLLIYRMLKITLRSNNQFYTYISTGFIMMLLFHIFENIGAVTGLLPLTGIPLPFISQGGSAIISNLIGVGLLLSMSYQTNLAEEKSGKVPFKRKKVVLKQIK comes from the coding sequence ATGAAACGTTCCTTCGACTCTCGAGTCGACTATAGTCTTCTTCTACCAGTATTTTGTCTACTGGTGATTGGAGTAGTGGCTATTTATATAGCAGTTAGCCATGACTATCCCAATAATGTACTTCCAATTCTAGGTCAACAAATCGCCTGGATTGCTTTAGGGCTTGTCATTGGCTTTGTCGTCATGTTCTTCAATACCGAGTTTTTATGGAAGGTGACTCCCTATCTTTATGTCTTAGGTTTGGCTTTGATGGTTCTCCCCCTTGTTTTTTACAATCCGAGTTTAGTAGCTTCTACGGGTGCTAAAAACTGGGTGTCAATTGGAGGGACAACACTTTTTCAACCATCTGAGTTCATGAAGATTTCCTATATCTTGATATTGGCTCGAGTCATTGTACAATTCACTCAAAAACACAAGGAATGGCGACGAACTATTCCCTTGGATTTCCTATTGATTGGTTGGATGATTGCCTTTACCATCCCAGTCTTGATCCTTCTAGCCCTACAAAGTGACTTGGGGACTGCCTTGGTCTTCGTAGCTATTTTTGCAGGCATGGTCCTCCTTTCAGGTGTTTCGTGGAAGATTATCATTCCAGTTTTTGCTACAGGAGTGACTGCAGTAGCAGGCTTCTTAGCGATTTTTATCAGTAAAGATGGACGTGCTTTCTTGCATCAGATTGGGATGCCGACCTACCAGATTAACCGTATTTTGGCTTGGCTCAATCCCTTCGACTTTGCACAAACAACGACTTACCAACAGGCGCAGGGGCAAATTGCTATTGGAAGTGGTGGCTTGTTTGGACAAGGGTTCAATGTGTCCAATCTCCTCATTCCAGTACGTGAGAGTGATATGATTTTCACAGTGATTGCTGAAGATTTTGGTTTCATTGGTTCAGTCTTTGTCATTGCTTTATACTTACTTCTTATTTATCGGATGTTGAAGATTACGCTCAGATCAAATAACCAGTTCTACACCTACATCTCGACTGGATTTATCATGATGTTGCTCTTCCATATTTTTGAAAATATCGGTGCCGTGACAGGCTTACTTCCTTTGACAGGGATTCCCTTACCATTCATTTCTCAAGGGGGTTCCGCAATTATTAGTAACCTCATCGGTGTCGGTCTCCTCTTGTCTATGAGTTACCAGACTAATCTAGCAGAAGAGAAAAGTGGAAAAGTTCCATTCAAACGAAAGAAAGTCGTCCTAAAACAAATCAAATAA
- a CDS encoding aldo/keto reductase, with product MKAYTLNNGVSIPVLGFGTWKAENGEVAYQAVLDALKAGYRHIDTAAIYKNEESVGRAIRDSDIPRQEIFVTTKLWNSNHSYEEARQAFEQSMEKLGLDYLDLYLIHWPNPKPLRENDAWKTRNAEVWRAMEDLYQEGKIRAIGVSNFLPKHLDALLETARIIPAVNQVRLAPGVYQEEVVTYCREKGILLEAWGPFGQGELFDKKEVQEIAAKHGKSVAQVALAWSLAEGFLPLPKSVTASRIQSNLDCFGIELSKEEREILKKISVTSGAPRVDEMDF from the coding sequence ATGAAAGCTTATACCCTTAATAACGGAGTTTCAATCCCAGTTTTAGGATTTGGAACATGGAAAGCTGAAAATGGAGAAGTGGCCTACCAAGCTGTTTTAGACGCCTTGAAAGCTGGCTACCGCCATATCGATACTGCAGCTATCTACAAAAATGAGGAGAGTGTTGGTCGCGCTATTCGGGATAGCGATATTCCACGCCAAGAAATCTTTGTAACGACCAAACTCTGGAATAGCAATCACAGCTATGAAGAAGCTCGCCAAGCTTTTGAGCAATCAATGGAAAAACTGGGATTGGACTATTTAGATTTGTACCTTATCCATTGGCCAAATCCAAAACCACTAAGAGAAAATGACGCGTGGAAAACTCGTAATGCTGAAGTCTGGAGAGCGATGGAGGACCTTTACCAAGAAGGCAAAATCCGTGCTATCGGAGTTAGTAATTTCCTTCCCAAGCATTTGGATGCCTTGCTTGAGACAGCAAGAATCATTCCTGCAGTCAATCAGGTGCGCTTGGCCCCTGGAGTTTATCAAGAGGAAGTGGTTACCTATTGTAGAGAGAAGGGAATTCTCCTAGAGGCCTGGGGACCTTTTGGGCAAGGAGAGTTGTTTGACAAGAAAGAAGTCCAAGAAATTGCTGCAAAGCATGGGAAATCAGTGGCTCAAGTCGCCTTGGCATGGAGTTTGGCAGAAGGTTTCTTGCCTCTACCTAAGTCAGTGACAGCCTCTCGCATCCAGAGCAATCTTGACTGTTTTGGGATTGAACTCAGCAAAGAAGAACGAGAAATCTTGAAGAAAATCTCGGTGACTTCTGGTGCACCACGTGTGGATGAGATGGATTTTTAG
- a CDS encoding GFA family protein → MIKGSCLCKAVTYTLDEELSEIVFCHCSFCRKATASAYTVNAKVSSKNLVLYGKENLVSYSSSPGKQRYYCQNCHSQIFTAQENIPEVCALKLGTIDECDQNLQTVPKRHIFQDPAFSWLLDE, encoded by the coding sequence ATGATTAAAGGATCTTGTTTATGTAAAGCAGTCACCTACACTTTAGATGAAGAATTGTCGGAAATAGTTTTTTGCCATTGCTCATTCTGTCGGAAAGCAACTGCGTCGGCCTACACAGTTAATGCCAAAGTTAGCAGCAAAAATCTGGTATTGTATGGAAAAGAGAATTTGGTTAGCTATAGTTCATCTCCAGGGAAACAACGTTATTACTGCCAGAACTGTCACAGTCAAATTTTCACTGCTCAAGAAAATATACCAGAAGTCTGTGCTTTGAAATTAGGAACAATAGATGAATGCGATCAGAATTTACAAACGGTTCCCAAACGTCATATTTTTCAGGACCCAGCTTTTTCTTGGCTGCTTGATGAATAA
- the ezrA gene encoding septation ring formation regulator EzrA, producing MSNGQLIYLMVAIAVILILAYVAAIFLRKRNVSRLTALEERKEELYNLPVNDEVEAVKNMHLIGQSQVTFREWNQKWVDLSLNSFADIENNLFEAESYNNSFRFFKATHKIDQIESQIDLIEEDIAAIRNALSELEKQESKNSGRVLHALDLFESLQHTVAENSEQYGVALPEIEKQLEMIQSEFSQFVTLNSSGDPVEAAAILDSTENHILALTHIVERIPALVETLTKELPGQLEDLEEGYRKLLDANFHFTETDIESRFQLLHESLKNNQENIRQLELDNAEYENTQIQEEINALYDIFTREIAAQKVVESLLSTLPTYLNHLKENNQVLVQDLERLNKTYLLPESDGNHVRRLQAELAALDTAILEVTEDQGEPTQAFSVLQEQMEMLQSNLKDIEDEQISVSERLAKIEKDDLNARQKANIYVNRLHTIKRYMEKRNLPGIPQSFLKLFFTASHNTEDLMAELEQPQVNIESVKRILEVATNDMEALETETYDIVKYATLTEQLLQYSNRYRSFDERIQDAFNEALEIFEKDFDYKTSFEKISQALEVAEPGVTNRFVSSYEKTREAIRF from the coding sequence ATGTCTAATGGACAACTAATTTATCTAATGGTTGCGATTGCAGTCATTTTGATTTTGGCTTATGTAGCGGCAATCTTCCTACGTAAGCGTAATGTAAGTAGATTGACGGCCCTCGAAGAAAGAAAAGAAGAACTCTACAACCTCCCAGTTAATGATGAGGTTGAAGCCGTTAAAAACATGCACTTGATTGGTCAAAGTCAGGTAACCTTCCGTGAATGGAATCAAAAATGGGTCGATTTATCTCTTAACTCATTTGCTGATATTGAAAATAACCTGTTTGAAGCTGAAAGCTACAACAATTCTTTCCGTTTCTTTAAGGCAACACACAAAATTGATCAAATTGAGAGCCAAATCGACTTAATCGAAGAAGACATTGCAGCTATTCGCAATGCCCTCTCAGAACTTGAAAAACAAGAGTCTAAGAATAGCGGACGTGTTCTGCATGCTTTGGACTTATTTGAAAGTCTGCAACATACGGTAGCAGAAAATTCAGAACAGTATGGTGTGGCGCTACCTGAAATTGAGAAGCAATTGGAAATGATTCAGTCGGAATTCTCTCAATTTGTAACATTGAACTCTTCAGGTGACCCAGTTGAAGCTGCAGCAATTCTTGATTCAACTGAAAATCATATTCTCGCTTTGACACATATCGTTGAACGAATTCCAGCTCTTGTTGAAACCTTGACAAAGGAACTGCCAGGACAATTGGAAGATTTGGAGGAAGGCTACCGTAAACTCTTAGATGCTAACTTCCACTTTACTGAAACGGACATTGAGTCACGCTTCCAACTTTTACATGAATCCTTGAAAAATAATCAAGAAAACATCCGCCAGTTGGAATTGGACAATGCGGAGTATGAAAATACACAAATCCAAGAAGAGATTAATGCGCTCTACGATATTTTCACGCGTGAAATTGCTGCTCAAAAAGTCGTTGAAAGTCTTCTTTCAACGCTTCCAACCTATCTCAATCACCTGAAAGAAAACAACCAAGTTCTTGTTCAAGATCTTGAACGCTTAAATAAAACCTATCTTCTTCCAGAAAGTGATGGAAATCATGTTCGCCGTCTTCAAGCAGAATTGGCAGCACTTGATACAGCTATCTTAGAGGTAACAGAGGATCAAGGTGAGCCAACTCAAGCCTTCTCTGTTCTTCAAGAACAGATGGAAATGCTGCAAAGCAACCTTAAGGATATTGAAGATGAGCAAATCTCTGTGAGCGAACGACTTGCCAAAATTGAAAAAGACGACCTCAATGCTCGTCAAAAAGCAAATATTTATGTGAATCGTTTGCATACCATTAAACGATACATGGAGAAGAGAAACTTGCCAGGTATTCCTCAAAGTTTCTTGAAACTCTTCTTTACTGCAAGTCACAACACAGAGGATTTGATGGCAGAGTTAGAGCAACCACAAGTGAATATTGAATCCGTTAAACGAATTCTTGAAGTCGCAACCAATGATATGGAAGCACTTGAAACAGAAACATATGACATCGTTAAATATGCAACATTGACGGAGCAACTCTTGCAATACTCAAACCGTTACCGTTCATTTGATGAACGTATCCAAGATGCTTTCAATGAAGCTCTTGAAATTTTTGAGAAAGATTTTGACTATAAAACATCATTTGAAAAGATTTCGCAGGCCTTGGAAGTTGCAGAGCCAGGAGTTACAAATCGCTTTGTTTCTTCTTATGAAAAAACACGTGAAGCGATTCGCTTCTAA